A segment of the Candidatus Deferrimicrobium sp. genome:
GTGACCAACACGATTCCCGCGGGTCCCAAGGCGGCGTGCAAAAAACTTCGCGTCCTCACGGTCGCCCCCCTGCTGGGGGAGGCCATCAAGAGGATCCATTTCCAGGATTCGGTCAGCTCGCTGTTCGTATAAGAGGAGAGAAAAGATGGCGATGATGGAGTTGACGGCGGACCGCCGCCGGAACACGGGGAAAGAGAGCAACCGGAAGCGCCGCGCCGAGGGGAAGATCCCCGGCGTCATCTACGGCAAGGGGCTCGAGACCCGATCGATCGAGTTCCAGCGCAAGCCCCTCGAAAAGTTTCTCGACACGGCCCGCCGCGGGACGGTGATCGTCAAGATGACCGTGCAGGACGGGGCCGACGGGAAAGAGTCGTTCGCGGTCCTGAAGGAGACCCAGACCCACCCCCTGACCGGCCGGGTCACCCACGTCGATTTCTACGAGGTGGCGCTCGGGAGGAAGTTCCGCGTCGAGGTCCCGCTACGGATCAAGGGGAAGGCGGTCGGCATCGAGATGGGTGGAGTCCTCGATGTGGTCACCCGCAGCCTCGAGGTCGAGTGCACGCCCGACGCCGTTCCAGAGTTTCTCGAACTCGACGTCACCTCCCTTGGTATCGGCGATTCGCTTCACCTTGCGGACGTCCGGTTCCCCGAGGGCGTCGTCCCCACGGAGAAGGATCTTCGAATGACCCTGGCGGCGGTCCATACGCCGAAGGCCGAGGCCGCGCCGGCGGTGGTCGAGGAGCTG
Coding sequences within it:
- a CDS encoding 50S ribosomal protein L25 — protein: MAMMELTADRRRNTGKESNRKRRAEGKIPGVIYGKGLETRSIEFQRKPLEKFLDTARRGTVIVKMTVQDGADGKESFAVLKETQTHPLTGRVTHVDFYEVALGRKFRVEVPLRIKGKAVGIEMGGVLDVVTRSLEVECTPDAVPEFLELDVTSLGIGDSLHLADVRFPEGVVPTEKDLRMTLAAVHTPKAEAAPAVVEELVPEEGAEAASVAEPGAKEEKPEKESKKKE